A DNA window from Carassius auratus strain Wakin linkage group LG48F, ASM336829v1, whole genome shotgun sequence contains the following coding sequences:
- the LOC113068690 gene encoding geranylgeranyl transferase type-2 subunit alpha, with protein sequence MMHGRVKVKSTAQQEEEKRKEKEEKLKAFVTARDAVLKKRSAGEHDEEALQLTRQLLSSNPDFASLWNYRREVLLQLETSREKDEVQKLYESELHFIEACLKVNPKSYGCWHHRTWVNTRLSQPDWTRELGLCDRCLSLDERNFHCWDYRRVVVKESGVSVEQELQFTDRLIGSNFSNYSSWHYRSTLLPQLHPQPAPDSAPNTSPSPTTSPQAHSHRVCEEQLLKEYELAHNAFFTDPNDQSAWFYYRWLLGRAEREEMISCVYVSREGERVSVAFSKPVHAQSEGLMLVLDGQPQQVEWRSTHPRLRHSPVWLCDLPPGSISDISNEHNLTIHWTEKHTHRDCALYTGCAESWCRDSATDQELFRSELSVEKSSVLQAELQSCNQLLELEPQNKWCLLTIILLMRALDPLGHEKETLTHFQALKEVDPMRSSYYSDLCSKFLIENTILKMEYAEVRVFSLSNKNLTTLCHLDQLLFVTHINLSSNQLLRLPPQFAMLQCLEVLEADDNAIESLEGLYHLPKLEEVSLRNNQICKLSDLELLASCTKLTRLDLRGNPVHRTAHIESELSQLLPLVTALSL encoded by the exons ATGATG CACGGACGTGTGAAGGTAAAGTCCACCGcgcagcaggaggaggagaagaggaaggagaaAGAGGAGAAGCTGAAAGCGTTTGTGACTGCTCGCGATGCCGTCCTGAAAAAG aggagCGCTGGGGAGCATGACGAGGAGGCTCTACAGCTGACCCGACAGCTCCTGTCCTCAAACCCAGACTTCGCCTCACTGTGGAACTACAGGAGAGAGGTGCTCTTACAGCTGGAGACCTCACG AGAGAAGGACGAGGTGCAGAAGCTGTACGAGTCGGAGCTGCACTTCATCGAGGCCTGTCTGAAAGTGAACCCCAAATCTTACGGCTGCTGGCACCACCGCACCTGGGTAAACACGCGCCTGTCCCAGCCTGACTGGACCCGAGAGCTCGGCCTCTGCGACCGCTGCCTCAGCCTGGACGAGCGCAACT TCCACTGCTGGGATTACCGGCGCGTTGTGGTGAAGGAGTCTGGTGTTTCTGTCGAGCAGGAGCTGCAGTTCACTGACCGTCTGATCGGCTCCAATTTCTCCAACTACTCCAGCTGGCATTACAGGAGCACGCTGCTCCCTCAGCTCCACCCACAGCCTGCCCCTGACTCCGCCCCCAACACAAGCCCCTCCCCCACCACCTCGCCTCAGGCTCACTCACACAGAGTCTGTGAGGAGCAGCTTCTTAAAG AATATGAGCTGGCGCATAATGCCTTCTTCACCGACCCCAACGACCAGAGCGCCTGGTTCTACTACCGCTGGCTGCTgggcagag cggaGCGAGAGGAGATGATCAGCTGTGTGTATGTCAGCCGGGAGGGAGAGAGGGTGTCTGTCGCCTTCTCCAAACCTGTTCAT gctcaGTCAGAGGGTCTGATGTTGGTGTTGGACGGTCAGCCTCAGCAGGTGGAGTGGAGAAGCACCCACCCACGTCTCCGTCACAGTCCCGTCTGG CTGTGTGATCTTCCTCCCGGCTCCATCAGTGATATAAGTAATGAACACAACCTGACCATCCACtggacagagaaacacacacacagagactgtgCTCTCTACACAG GCTGTGCTGAAAGCTGGTGCAGAGACTCTGCCACGGATCAGGAGCTCTTCAG gagtGAGCTGTCAGTTGAGAAGAGTTCAGTGTTACAGGCAGAGCTTCAGTCCTGCAATCAGCTGCTGGAGCTCGAACCGCAGAACAAAT GGTGTCTGCTGACAATCATACTCCTCATGAGAGCTCTGGATCCTCTAGGCCATGAGAAAGAGACTCTGACACATTTTCAAGCCCTTAAA GAAGTGGACCCGATGCGCTCTTCCTACTACAGTGACCTGTGCAGCAAGTTTCTGATTGAAAACACCATTCTGAAGATGGAGTATGCAGAGGTGCGAGTGTTTAGCTTGTCAAATAAG AACCTGACGACCCTGTGTCACCTTGATCAGCTTCTCTTCGTGACTCACATCAACCTCTCCTCCAATCAGCTGCTGCGGCTGCCGCCTCAGTTTGCCATGCTTCAGTGCCTCGAG GTGCTGGAGGCCGATGATAACGCCATTGAAAGTCTGGAGGGACTGTATCATCTGCCTAAACTAGAAGAAGTTTCTCTGAGGAACAATC AAATCTGTAAGCTGTCTGATCTTGAATTATTGGCGTCCTGCACCAAACTGACCCGTCTGGACCTGCGTGGAAACCCTGTCCACAGAACTGCCCACATCGAGTCTGAGCTGAGCCAGCTCCTGCCTCTGGTTACTGCTCTGTccctgtga
- the LOC113068689 gene encoding syntaxin-binding protein 3-like isoform X2 has translation MAAGAEYGLKKIVWQRIKDTLIADCRKSEVWKILILDRFTTRLLSSCCKMSNLMSEGITIVEDLHKNREPVLEMKAIYFMRPTAECIDAFINDFKPKPKYKAAYVFFTDYCPDDLFDKMKKNCAKHIKVCKEINISFLPLEAQVFICENTEAFKSIYTPSSQDRDQTLETIANQIVTLCATLEEYPGVRYKKDSALGSKLAELVDNKLAQHYELDDNSKKKDKTPAQLLIVDRALDPVSPILHELTYQAMAYDLIPIKDNTYEYKVKDGSKKEALLNEEDELWVKLRHMHIAEVTEQIPKLVKEISAGREEKKQADGKITIGGLSQLMKKMPGFRKQMTQKTVHISLAEDLMNHYQKNVEKLCKAEQDLAVGADAEGQKVKDPMRTLLPVLLHPHDTTDKIRAVLLYIFSLNGTTAENLNKLIQHVKIEDESGYILNWKHLGVPILSTPSMFSFRKPSRRDRSDKETYNVSRWTPVIKDIMEDAVENKLEVKDWPYQSECPSVWNGSRAVSARQKHKGSSPDDLRSGSRLIIFVLGGVCYSEMRCAYEVTHANKSCEVIIGSTHILTPRGLLEDIYKLGKQPMESFNIEEKP, from the exons ATGGCAGCTGGAGCTGAGTATGgcttgaaaaaaatagtttggcAAA GAATCAAGGACACCCTCATTGCTGACTGCAGAAAGTCAGAAGTATGGAAG ATCCTCATTCTGGACCGGTTCACCACGCGCCTCCTGTCCTCCTGCTGCAAAATGTCCAATCTCATGTCGGAGGGCATCACAA TTGTGGAGGACCTGCACAAAAACAGAGAGCCTGTTCTAGAGATGAAGGCCATCTATTTCATGAGACCCACTGCTGAG TGTATTGATGCTTTTATTAATGATTTCAAACCAAAACCTAAATACAAAGCTGCCTATGTCTTCTTCACTGACT ACTGTCCTGATGATCTCTTCGACAAGATGAAGAAGAACTGTGCCAAGCACATTAAAGTGTGTAAAGAGATCAACATCTCGTTTCTGCCTCTGGAAGCACAG GTGTTCATCTGTGAAAACACAGAGGCCTTCAAGAGCATCTACACCCCGAGCAGTCAGGACCGAGATCAGACGCTGGAGACAATAGCGAATCAGATCGTAACTCTCTGTGCCACGCTGGAGGAGTATCCTGGAGTCAGATACAAGAA AGATTCGGCTCTTGGAAGCAAGTTGGCTGAACTTGTAGATAATAAACTGGCACAACATTACGAGTTAGATGATAATTCGAAGAAAAAG GATAAAACGCCGGCTCAGCTCCTGATCGTCGATCGTGCGCTGGACCCTGTTAGCCCTATTCTTCACGAGCTCACCTACCAGGCCATGGCTTATGACCTCATACCAATAAAGGACAACACCTATGA GTACAAGGTAAAGGACGGCTCTAAGAAAGAAGCTTTACTGAATGAAGAGGATGAATTATGGGTCAAATTACGTCACATGCACATTGCCGAGGTCACTGA GCAAATCCCCAAACTGGTGAAGGAAATCTCTGCCGGCAGAGAAGAGAAGAAACAGGCTGATGGGAAG ATCACAATCGGAGGCCTATCGCAGCTCATGAAGAAGATGCCAGGCTTCCGCAAGCAGATGACTCAG AAAACTGTCCACATAAGTTTAGCCGAGGATCTGATGAATCACTACCAGAAGAATGTGGAAAAACTCTGCAAAGCTGAACAG GATCTGGCCGTAGGTGCTGATGCTGAAGGGCAGAAGGTCAAAGACCCCATGAGGACATTACTTCCTGTGCTGTTACACCCACATGACACCACCGATAAGATCCGGGCCGTCCTTCTCTACATCTTCAGCCTAAATG GAACGACAGCGGAGAACCTGAATAAACTGATCCAGCATGTGAAAATCGAGGATGAGAGCGGCTATATCCTGAACTGGAAACATCTGGGAGTTCCCATCCTCTCCACG CCGAGCATGTTCTCATTTCGTAAACCATCTCGGAGAGACCGGTCAGACAAGGAGACATACAACGTGTCTCGCTGGACACCCGTCATTAAAGACATAATGGAG GATGCAGTGGAGAACAAACTGGAGGTCAAAGATTGGCCGTATCAGTCTGAATGTCCGTCTGTGTGGAACGGCTCTCGTGCTGTAAG TGCTCGGCAGAAGCACAAGGGCAGTTCCCCGGATGATCTCCGGAGCGGCTCGCGGCTCATCATCTTTGTTCTGGGCGGGGTCTGCTACTCAGAAATGCGCTGTGCTTATGAAGTCACGCATGCTAATAAATCCTGTGAGGTCATCATTG GCTCGACACACATCCTCACTCCACGTGGTCTGCTGGAGGACATTTATAAACTGGGCAAACAACCCATGGAAAGCTTTAACATTGAGGAAAAACCCTGA
- the LOC113068689 gene encoding syntaxin-binding protein 3-like isoform X1: MAAGAEYGLKKIVWQRIKDTLIADCRKSEVWKILILDRFTTRLLSSCCKMSNLMSEGITIVEDLHKNREPVLEMKAIYFMRPTAECIDAFINDFKPKPKYKAAYVFFTDYCPDDLFDKMKKNCAKHIKVCKEINISFLPLEAQVFICENTEAFKSIYTPSSQDRDQTLETIANQIVTLCATLEEYPGVRYKKDSALGSKLAELVDNKLAQHYELDDNSKKKDKTPAQLLIVDRALDPVSPILHELTYQAMAYDLIPIKDNTYEYKVKDGSKKEALLNEEDELWVKLRHMHIAEVTEQIPKLVKEISAGREEKKQADGKITIGGLSQLMKKMPGFRKQMTQKTVHISLAEDLMNHYQKNVEKLCKAEQDLAVGADAEGQKVKDPMRTLLPVLLHPHDTTDKIRAVLLYIFSLNGTTAENLNKLIQHVKIEDESGYILNWKHLGVPILSTPSMFSFRKPSRRDRSDKETYNVSRWTPVIKDIMEDAVENKLEVKDWPYQSECPSVWNGSRAVSLFPVSARQKHKGSSPDDLRSGSRLIIFVLGGVCYSEMRCAYEVTHANKSCEVIIGSTHILTPRGLLEDIYKLGKQPMESFNIEEKP; this comes from the exons ATGGCAGCTGGAGCTGAGTATGgcttgaaaaaaatagtttggcAAA GAATCAAGGACACCCTCATTGCTGACTGCAGAAAGTCAGAAGTATGGAAG ATCCTCATTCTGGACCGGTTCACCACGCGCCTCCTGTCCTCCTGCTGCAAAATGTCCAATCTCATGTCGGAGGGCATCACAA TTGTGGAGGACCTGCACAAAAACAGAGAGCCTGTTCTAGAGATGAAGGCCATCTATTTCATGAGACCCACTGCTGAG TGTATTGATGCTTTTATTAATGATTTCAAACCAAAACCTAAATACAAAGCTGCCTATGTCTTCTTCACTGACT ACTGTCCTGATGATCTCTTCGACAAGATGAAGAAGAACTGTGCCAAGCACATTAAAGTGTGTAAAGAGATCAACATCTCGTTTCTGCCTCTGGAAGCACAG GTGTTCATCTGTGAAAACACAGAGGCCTTCAAGAGCATCTACACCCCGAGCAGTCAGGACCGAGATCAGACGCTGGAGACAATAGCGAATCAGATCGTAACTCTCTGTGCCACGCTGGAGGAGTATCCTGGAGTCAGATACAAGAA AGATTCGGCTCTTGGAAGCAAGTTGGCTGAACTTGTAGATAATAAACTGGCACAACATTACGAGTTAGATGATAATTCGAAGAAAAAG GATAAAACGCCGGCTCAGCTCCTGATCGTCGATCGTGCGCTGGACCCTGTTAGCCCTATTCTTCACGAGCTCACCTACCAGGCCATGGCTTATGACCTCATACCAATAAAGGACAACACCTATGA GTACAAGGTAAAGGACGGCTCTAAGAAAGAAGCTTTACTGAATGAAGAGGATGAATTATGGGTCAAATTACGTCACATGCACATTGCCGAGGTCACTGA GCAAATCCCCAAACTGGTGAAGGAAATCTCTGCCGGCAGAGAAGAGAAGAAACAGGCTGATGGGAAG ATCACAATCGGAGGCCTATCGCAGCTCATGAAGAAGATGCCAGGCTTCCGCAAGCAGATGACTCAG AAAACTGTCCACATAAGTTTAGCCGAGGATCTGATGAATCACTACCAGAAGAATGTGGAAAAACTCTGCAAAGCTGAACAG GATCTGGCCGTAGGTGCTGATGCTGAAGGGCAGAAGGTCAAAGACCCCATGAGGACATTACTTCCTGTGCTGTTACACCCACATGACACCACCGATAAGATCCGGGCCGTCCTTCTCTACATCTTCAGCCTAAATG GAACGACAGCGGAGAACCTGAATAAACTGATCCAGCATGTGAAAATCGAGGATGAGAGCGGCTATATCCTGAACTGGAAACATCTGGGAGTTCCCATCCTCTCCACG CCGAGCATGTTCTCATTTCGTAAACCATCTCGGAGAGACCGGTCAGACAAGGAGACATACAACGTGTCTCGCTGGACACCCGTCATTAAAGACATAATGGAG GATGCAGTGGAGAACAAACTGGAGGTCAAAGATTGGCCGTATCAGTCTGAATGTCCGTCTGTGTGGAACGGCTCTCGTGCTGTAAG TCTGTTTCCTGTCAGTGCTCGGCAGAAGCACAAGGGCAGTTCCCCGGATGATCTCCGGAGCGGCTCGCGGCTCATCATCTTTGTTCTGGGCGGGGTCTGCTACTCAGAAATGCGCTGTGCTTATGAAGTCACGCATGCTAATAAATCCTGTGAGGTCATCATTG GCTCGACACACATCCTCACTCCACGTGGTCTGCTGGAGGACATTTATAAACTGGGCAAACAACCCATGGAAAGCTTTAACATTGAGGAAAAACCCTGA